The nucleotide sequence CGTCGTTCCAGCCGCCACAGCCGCAGCACCGTTTGCCGCTTGCGTAGCCACCAGCAGCATGTGCTCCTTGCGCTTTTGACGCTGCAGGGCTCGAGCTCTCGCCTTGTCCACCGCACGCGGTTGGCAGAGTTCGCACATGTACTCCTCCGGGATGTTCTGGCGGTCAATGCCCATGCAGTCAACATGTTGCCAGGCCCTattggaaaattaaatatttgattaGTATTGATAAATCttgaaacatttttaaaattttggcAGTTTGGCAATAGACAATCTTTCGCGTAAAGGTATGTGGATAACTACAGGATACTTACGAGCACTTGTCACAGCAAATCATATACCCATCGTCATGGGTTAGTTCGCAGATGCAGCGCGTCACCGAGTCGTCCTCGGCCTCAGCTTCGGGTGCCGTTTCCGTCTCCTCGCCGGGATCAATGTCCGCGCTAGCCAGTCCCAAACGGGAGCTGCTGCTAATGGCAGAGTGAGCATCATCGTCGGCTTGATGGCGAGCAACTGAGTAAACAAGAgtgaaataaagaaatattagtGATTGAATTAAACAACTTTTCTTAGAAGACTTTAAATTATAAAAGGTTTATACTCCATTTTCCTTCCCATTTACTTACTTTGCTGTCCAAAGTAGTTGCAATATCCGCCTACCGCCGTCGGTGTTGGTTGACCACCAGCCACCGTGACACCGATTCCGCCCAGTGACCACTGCTGCGGCTGCTGGACCTGCTGTGCTGTTCCAGAAATCGTGGAATCCCCTGCAGGTGCCTGCGCcggttgctgttgttgctgggAGGCATACGTGTGATCCTGCATTATAGCGTGCAATTGTTGCAGTCGTAGATCCTGCGTCAGCACTGGAACCGGACGCACCTCCTCGATGTACAGCTCCTCATCGTTGGCACTCAGCTGGTTGTGTCCCAAAAGATGCGGCGTCTGTTGTGGTGGTTGCGCCGGCGCCTGAGACGTACCCTTGACCAGAGCTGGCGAGGACTGTGGTGCTGAAGCTTCCACGTGGACTGGCACGTTCAGGGGCGTTAGGTGAAGAGGTGCAGCTGGCGTTGGAGTGGTGGTCGTGGCGAATCCGCTTGCACTGCTACTCCGCAGGGCTCCGAGATTACTCATGCTGGCGCTGTGGGTCAGGCTATTGCTGCTGCCAATTATGCTGTTCACGCTGGAATCAAAGAATTGTCTTGAATAGCTGTCTTGAAAATATCACAACACAATTTACGCTTCGCCATTGACGAGGCTTATTCTCCTACTGCAGTAGAACTGACTAGCTGGCCGATAGTTGTAAATACAAATTGTTTGACAGTAGTAAGAGCAAACTATCGATGCTTTGTAGAAAATTGACAATCGATCATCCTAGACACTCGTGACATTAGACTAACAAATCGATTATGAACGGTCACAATTAAAAGCTGGCAAATCGGTCCAAATATTTTAGCTCTAATGTCACTTATGTCAGTTAAATAGTAAAGGTTTTAAagtaattattattttaatcaaAATAATACTTTTGGTAAAGAGTCAGAAATGTAGCTTTTGAATTCTAGAAAGAATCTTTTGACATTTCCCAACATTATTAAGTTtgttataatatatttaaccTGTATAATTAAACTCTCCCTTGAATTTTTAGAATAAATAAAGAGCCCAAACCAGTAAAGATAAAAATTCCAAGATTTTTCTAGGTAATCTTGCTATAGTGTtaatttttgctattttctgtcgttttttatatcaaatataatttgttttattccCAACTTGTTGCACTTTGCAAGACCAATAATTGTACTGCCATGTTAAAACTTACCCGTGCTTGTTGTAATACTCGATGACCGTTGGAGCCTTGCGACCGCCACCAATCACCTCGTGCTGCAGTTGCTGGTGTTGTTGGTGCTGCTTCCGTTCCAAGGACACTGACCTGCTGCTGGGCGCACTCACAGATTGACGTCGCGCCGCCGTCGCAGAGGACATGTAGGAGGAAATGGCCGCACTACCACTGGCAAAGCCATGTGACGAGATGCTCACCGAGGGCGTGGATGCAACCGTAACCGGCGGCGTTCCCGTGACCGTGAGGAAAGAAGCCGAGGATACCGGCTTTGAGCCGGCTGCCTGATAGTGGGCAAGCAGCAGGTTTCCCGGCTGATTTCCACCCGGACTACTGGCGGTTGTCCCAttgctactgctgctgctgttgctgtaaATTATCTGGGTGGGAGGCGGCATGTTGCTACTGCCCGAAGCAGGAACATGCTGGaatcgctgctgctgctggctaAACGACTTCTGAGCCATGCTCTGCAGGATCCGGGCGGACAGTTCGTCGGTCATCTGAGTGCCGTTGACAATCATCACATCATCGGTGATCAGTGAAGAGTTGGCCACCCCATGCTGTTCATTGTCGCTGCTTCCGCTACTATTGTAATGGGTTCGTTTCGTTGCCTGCTGATGCTGTTGGGGATGCTGCTGGATGACGGTGCCATGGGAGTTGACAAACTTGATAGTTCCTCCGCCCGTGGCCTGACTTTGCTGCAGCAGATATCCTCCTCCTGCTACATTCGGCGACGTTTTTTGCTGCAATTGCGTGCCCTGCGGCAGGCTGATCTGCTGCTGCACATACTTGCTGTTCAGTTTGGTGACCTTCGCGGATGTGGGAGTGGTGACCATTGGCTGTTTCGCATAGGTAGCcgcttgttgttgctgctgctgttggggCAAAGCGGCAATGGACAAGGCGGTCGATTGTTTCACAAACTTTGCCTTGGCTCCCGCCTTGTAggtttgctgctgctgctgctgcgtgATGAAGGTTTTCAGCTGCTGGGCTTGtaactgctgctgctgttgttgttgctgctgctgttgctgttgcgaCATATTGCTCACGCTCTTGACCGTGATCTTTTGATTGGCCTTCTTCAGAAGAGCAGCATTTCCACCTAACGCTGTTGCCGTGGCATTTACATACTTTGGCTGCGCCGGTTGCACCATAATCTGCGATGGACTTGCCGGCACATAGGACTGCAGGCGGGTAGCGACTCGGGAGCCCAAAGTCACTTTCTGCAGGGTGGCATGCGgatggtgttgctgctgctgttgcgcCTTAAATGCGCTTATGCTGCCGAACTTTTGAGGCTGCTGCTGGCCCTTGGCCGGCGATGCCGTCACATACGGCAGACTCTTGGCTCCCAGGTAGTTaagctgctgttgttgctgctgctgcgtgCCTCCTCCTTGGACTGGTGCCTGCTTCGAGAGCACCGTGAGATTGCTAAGCAACAGTTTAGAGTTGTGCGGAGGTGCAGCAGCCGAAGCGTCGATGATGACATTGCTGGTGCTACCGTCAGTGGTCACAATTTTGTAGATCTGGGGATTGATCAGCTCTTGACCGGAGCTGCCCGACGAAGCTGACGTCGCGCCTAATGCTCCGGTTCCGGCTGCTGTACGCACCGCGTACTTTTGCGTCGTGTTCATCGACTGGGACTGGCTGGCGCTAAGGATTTGGCGCGTACTGATGGACATGCGACGCTGCATGATGCGTTGCAGCTGGGCCTGCGTGGACAGGCTGCTGCCATCGATGACGATGTGCGGGGGCGGCGGCTGGGGGCCACCGGCTATTCCCACGCGATTgatgctgctggtgctgccgCCGCCACTGCTGCTCACGGCGGGCTCCACGAAGACCGTGTCGTGGCTGGACATGGGCATGGTGATGGTGCTGCTGCGGCAGTTCGGACTGCGAACTAAAATTAGACGTGTATTTAGAGGGGGGAGCCTTGATTCGGCTTGAGAGTTCACTCGCTTGGTAGAGTTCGGTTTCGGTCTCGGTTTTAGTTTCTATTTCACAACACTACTTCACAGGCAAAGCCGTCATGTTGCTGCCGGTTCTGCTGATGCAGTTTCTGCTCCTGCTGACGCTGGGCCTTCGTTGACGTGCCCCCAAAACATTGGGGGCTCAATGCATAACCTCTGGCTCTGGCACGGAGGACGGAGGCTGAGACTCCCAGTGGTAAAAATTGTAGGCGTAGGCGATGGTGCGCGCTTGATTTGCTTAGACGGTGTCCAACTCTGTGCCACATCACATTGTCAGCCATCACAATCATAACGCTGCGAAAGATTAGACGACTTCCTCCGCGTGCTTCCTGGCTCCTTCGCTCCTGATTCCTCTGATTGGCACCCTGTTTATGGATCCTTATCCTGAAACTGATTGTATCTTGTGAAGATGATAATCCCGCCCTGTAGATTTTGCGTTGTTGTCCGTCGTTGTATGTTAAAACTTGTATTTTGTGGATACGGTCTTCACATAAACGATCTTTCGTTGTTTCTGCAATGAgtcaaaaaagaaaaaaccaattaaatatatgaaaaataattcgagttttattataaacatatatttgCAGTTCAGATTTACTGGTTTTCTtcaaaatgaattaaatttcCAGATTTCTACTATGAActgtaaaaatgtttattactTTTCTAATATCGAGCAAGCAAAAGGTACAAAAACATTTGATTATTGAAAATTGAATTATTCAATTTCAAACCTTATAGAAgagaaaattttaaattttatatacaaattttcaaaaaactCCTACTGGTATTATCGATAAAATCAAGGGAGGCGCTCATCTCTAACATCCAGGAGTGGCATTGCCAACTGCAATTCGGATTTGTGTTatgtaataaaataaaaagcacAGCGCTGCCAACGGGCGCCAAAAATACGCATGCGCACTTCAAACGTCAATATCCGCGTTTATTCTGCGTATGTACTTTCGTCTATGCTTTCGGAATGTGCTTCGTGGTGGCTGCTGCACTTGCTGTAAACTTGAACGCAGCATCAGGGAGCGGAAAAGCATTTCTGCGAAACGGCAAAGCGAAAACAGTGCGAAAGGTGCGCCAAAGCAAAGCAAGGGATTGTGCATTGTTTACACTTGTGTGAGTGTGTCTGCTTTTGCATGTGTAGTGTGACCCCCCTGGCcaataaaaacacaaacaaCGTTTGGCACTTGTGCATTTGGCTTTTATGGAAACCAGTTTTTCTCTATTTTGCTTTGTTTATGCGCATCGCTAAATTGCCAATGCAGTTGCCCACTGTCAAAAGCGTCccaaattaattgacaaagatTTCCATCTTTGAATTTCTTTTGGTATATGACGTTATTTCTAATTTAGATTATGATTTTTAAAGTTTAGgctattttattttcaagaCATTTTATAGAATTCGTTTGGTTTTTAGAGTCAAATCCGTGTGACTAGGGCTTATACACAAAATTTTTAACTATCTaataaatgttcaattaaatataAGTTTGTTTTGACTAAGCATAAAGGTATTACCTCCCTAATACCAATAACAACTTATTGCAACTAACCACTGACCTCCTGCAAGTAGTCAATATTTTGCCATGTTTTGCTAACAATTTCTCTAATTCTCTAATTTATTGCACATTCCGCGCATTTGCCCCGTCTTTCGCATTGCAAAGCAGAGAGCCAAAGCAAAAAAGCAAAGCGGAGCGAAAAGTGAATGCACTAATTTCGCCTTGGCATCCGGCGCGGCATTCATCGCTAGTTGTAGTTGTTGTGGTGGGGTTTTTTGTCGTTGCTTTTGTCGCTGGCTTTTCAGTTTCTTGTATCTATTACACATTGCACTGGCAACTTGCACTTGGATATCCCACCTGCGTGcctgtgtgtgcgtgtgcgaGAGTGATTGTGCTGGTTGCCAATTTGCGCCTATTGTAGATACAATTTCTAATTGAAACAGAGAACAGGGAGCAGCGCAATTGATTCCCCAATTGAATAGTGAATCTGGGAAAGCACAGCCAAAGCTTATGTAACCTTTTGCCTATTTCCTGTAGATACAATGTGCAATTATGTAAAGGCCGCCGACAGGTTAATCGATAAACGGATTTTACAGCTTCAAGCTGGATTGTATGTGTACGACCCAGGAAGTGGGGCTCAGAACTTTATCGATAACGATGGTAGGCATTTCTCATTTCCGTTTTGCTTTAGATTTCAAAATTGAAACAAAGAGAGGCCACAAGATAACGGCACAAATGGGGGCCTGCAGTAAATTTTGATTTGGGTTACttacacacacactcactAGCATCGGGCGCTATATCTGAACTTTTACAGCAAATCTTACAACGCTGCTAGTTAAAAATACCCAGGCGAGAGAGGGACGGAGgagaatttgaatttgattctCTCATCCTCGCAAAGGTGAAATATgtacacgcacacacacgtGTGCGAGAGCCAACCCTACCCCAAccccaacaacaacatcatcaTCGGCGAGTAAAATGCGCGCCATAAACAAATTACACACAAGCTCACAAAATAAGCCCCATTCGAGCCCATTGTCGGGTCGTGGGTGTGAGCAAGACAGCAGCAGATCGCCGTAAATCGTGGCTGCAAATGCACGTTGGAAACTTATCGCACACACACATGTAAGAAGAGGCCGCGGTGTTTTTGAGCAGGGGCGGATCCAGGGGGATAATTGGGGATTGTTTACCCCCAAAAAAATATGTTGTAATATCAACAACcaaaatcataaaaataatatacattttcaaaCAGTTTCCTCTCGATTCATAAAGCTCCCCTTGCGATTCAGCCCCTGCTTTTTCGTGTCATTGTTGTTGGGTTTTTTGTTGCATCGCTAGATGAAGTAGAACAAATACAAAGCTTATCGACAAACACACCTACAGTGTGTCGAAAAGAGAAAGACTCCCATTGTGATCTACTGAATAAAAATGAACCTGCAATTAAAAATAGTAATGTTGCTCATATTAGTTTGTTGACCAATGGACTACGTGACTGCACAATAATATTGGCTGTATGTACTTTCATTGACACAAACGCCGACCGTATAATGGGCATTAGCTTTTGCATACGGGCTATTCGCTAGTTTGTAGTGTCttattttagtttattttttttctctaTTTCTGCATGGCTAAAGTGTGTGCATAATACGATATATTCCCCTACATTAGTTGAGATTTGATTTCAAAGATTTATGAGTACCATTGAAATACACCTTTTTCAAAATTTGATGGAGGGTTGGGGGAGGTGTTTTTAGGGTTGCTCAGGGGTCGTGATTTTGGAGCAGCGACAACCCTTGGAATTATCGAGTATGAGGAGCTTGCTTTCGCGAATTTACGTTTATCCGATGGTCTGGTCTGCGCTGCGCAGAAAATAACGCAAAACGAGCGCAGTGCAAAAAGTTGTCTATCAACTTTTGCTTTCATTTTGTGGCGAAAATTCGCGCGTACAGAGCGCAAGGCATAAATAACAATTGCAAAAATCACGTATGCGCGAGGAGCAGAACAGGAACCTTCGAGCAATGTCTGTGTGCAAGAGCGGGACAAATAGACCTAccgctcacacacacacactagcCCACTGTTAACTGCGGCCAACTTCGCGGCGTACAAACGTGTAAACGAAGAAACACGCAATAAAATGTTTGACGAAAACAAGAGGAAAGAAAAGCGAATACAATCTATATTTGTGCTAACATTCTGGATAAGAAACCAATATGGCGACGTCAGCATTGTTAAACTGAATTGGAATTATCAAAATGCACTTTTCGCTGCACTTTGTTGATAATTTTTTCCCGAATGTCTTATGCGCATGTCAAAACATTGGAGGAGACAACAAAAACACTCCTCGGCATACACATTGTAATGAAAATGCGGCAAGGGTGTGCCTCTTTGAATTGTGATTCAAATACTGCATTACTTTGGGCACTTGAGCAAAACAAACTGCAAATAATTAACATTTAACAAAACATTTCCGTCGGGCTGGCAACTCTGTGCTTGGGGTATATTACGCACATCTAACTTCACGTTGCACAAAACGGAATCGAAAGCAAAACAAATGAACCCGCGAACGTGTGCGAGCGAGCACGCTATACTGACGGCCAGTGGGGAGAAGAATATGCAATCAAATATGGCGACACACAGTACACagtatgcaaaaaaaaaaagaaagcaaGAAAATCAAGGCATCAACAAATGGAATATTTAACTTGCTCGAATCAACATTGAATCGGAATTACATTAGTTGGGAACTGATTTATTTGCATGACTTATTCGGGGATCTTTTTATCGATTCAAAGTTACTTTTCGATTTGGGCgcgcactcacacacacaagcACATTGGTTTTACTCACCGTTTACTTTGTTAATATTTAAGTTTTCACTTCATTTTGCACAATTTATGTAGTTTAATTTGACGGCAAGCTACGTGGTTTATTGCTTCTCAGAGctatttatttcaatttttcgAAAACACTTTGTATTGAATTGTACACTTGTTTTTTTGTTCTGTTGCACATTGTTGATTCGCAGCATTCAAACGATGGCGCGACGCTGTTTCGAACGTTTACTACCTGCACAAATCAAAATGTTTCTACTTTGATtaatcaattttattattattaataccGTATGGCACGAGAAACAGAAGACAAAACGCGCAAAGAAAACACATACACGGATGGGGCAAAAGACGTGTGTAGGAGCGAGACGACTGGTCTGTTCGGCCAGGCGCACAGCTAGTGTGACCGTTCTGACTTGTGGCCGAGCCTATTATCGgctattttattttgttcgcCTGCCCTGCTTCTTCCTCTTCTTGGTTTTTGTGTTGCTCTGTATCCCCGCTTTAGCCTATTACCACTGCGCCTGGCCATTCCGAAATGCTGTACGTACATATTTCGATTTCGCCTTTCCGCCTATTCGTTGATACCCACACAAACGTATATCTGTGCATGCCTTTCTACGTAGGTATGTGTAAAATCTATACACACGGATGTTGGCGCACATATACACAAAAAGCAAAATAGTTAAATGTTGTTAACTATTCGGCAACGAGCCAGCTACTCACATTCCTAACAGCAATCAAACTGTGCAGACTACCGAAAAAATGtaacaaaaaaaacagatACACAAAAAATAGAGAAGAAAATAGACAGGGAAAGTGACAATAAGTCGAATTCAACTTATTGGCCACCTTTCGGCCAAAGACTATGAAATTAATTCAGAAATTGAGCGCACAGTCAAGTAAACTATACTTTTTGTACAATTCTTTATACCTTTCCTACACTCACACAAatactatatatatgtatatatagaCCGCGGCTAGTACACGTTTAGCGTCATCTCGCTCCCACCTACGCTCTGCTCGTATTTTGCCTCTCACATTGTGTGTGTTTTCCTCTTTTCCAACACGCTAATAAGAAATCGTCAAATTAAAAGTGATTTTGCAGCCAAACTAACACGTTTCACGGGGGAATTTCATAGTTCTGCGATTGCCGCGCTCGCATACTACGCTCCCAGCTATTTTCACAAATTTATTGTTGACGTTTTGAGCACAATTTTCACACGTTTTGCTCACAACTTTCCGCTTCTTAGAAATTAGCGACTGACCAACCGAAGACGGTCACACTACAGCGGGCGATGAATCGTTATCGCGCGACCAGGGCTGCGGAACGATAACGATTGACAAATCGATTGATTTCATAAACTAGTTCCATGAACCAGATCGATTACTCAGCTGGCGGTAAGACCGtgctttgttttttctttaattttaatacTGGCTTAAAACAATGTTTtataactaaattaaaaagtgaatattcatttttatttaagtatctaaaattttttttatcgaTGTATTTTAAGCGGAATAATAGACAGCCACACTGCTGCAATgcagaaataaaataaaaaaattatgttatTTTATATATGTTAACTTTGcaagatatattttatgaaCTCAACTTGAGGTACACTTAGAATAGATGAAAACCTGTCCAAGGTGTGGCTGGGAGATAAAATGGTTCCGAAATTCCATCTGGATTTCGAGGACTGACCCTGACACCAGCTGATTATGAAAATATTCTTACATATTTTTGTTGTTACTTAAAGATAGAAGAGAGGTCATCTCCAACTTTCCGCCATGGACACAAATGTCAACCCCCTGGCTGTAATCCTCGTTTACTTCGATAGCAAGGGAGACCGGCTGTTGTATAGATATCCCTACCAAACACTTGGCCAAACGGAGGAGACCAGCGATGAGCAGAGGAAGTCCAGGTGAAGTTACTATTTCAAACCTTTTTCACTTCGATTTCAACTTGTTGATATTGATCCCACAGGAAGCGCAATCCCTATGCCGTGGCCCATGTGGACGACCTGCTGCAGACGCCCACCCACTTGGGGGCTTCCCAGGGCCAAGGACAGCTGCAGGGATTCGCCGATGAGGTGCTGTCGGCTCTATTTGCTGTGAAGCCACAGCTGTGTAACCAGAAATTCGAGCTCAAACTGAACGACGTGCGCTTCGTGAGCCACCCCACGCTGATTCCCCAAAGGAGTGGAGCCATGGCCAAGCAGCAGATGCTCATCAACATCGTGTTCGCGCTCCACGCCCAGGCCAGCTACTCGATTGTGAAGTGCTACCATGAGCTGAGCAAGCGCCTGGGGCTGGCTCTGAAGTTCGAGGAGCAGCGCAGTGGCTATGTAACCGAGCAGACGGCCCACATGGCACGCACCCACGacgagcagcagcaacagccgCTGGAACGGACCCTGGAGCTGATTGCAGAACGTTGTAGTTTGGCGCAGGCCCTGCGCTCCATCTTCCACGATCTGTGCACCACCGGGCTACTAAGTACCTCGCTGAATCACAACCTTACGCTGTGTTTCTGTCTGCCGGCCAAGGCACACCAGCTTCACAAGAAGGGAAGCATGGTTGATCCGGAGACCATTGATCGTTGTCTTCGTGCCCTGAAACCCTATCACGGCATGCTGTTGCTGGTCGATTTTGCAGAGCTGCTGGACTGCGTTCCACCGACAGGGGCTCGGATGCTGTGGCAACTTGTGGACGCCTACAACCCACTGATCAGCCTCCAAAGCATGGCCTCCAAGGCGGACTTGAGCATCGAACATGTATACAAGCTGGTCTCGCATTTAGTCTACTGGGCCAAGGCCACTATCATATATCCTCTGTGCGAGACGAACGTTTATGTGATCGCGCCAGATGCCCCATTGCACACAAAATCTCATCTGGTGGAGAAGTTCTCCGCTCGATTCGCTGGAATGTCACTGTTCGAGGTGATCTCGGATTTCTCGTTGCCCACTTCGATTGGACATTTGACCACGCCACTGCAACAGCCGGCGCGGCAGGGTATTCTCGCACAGATGGTCATTTGGATGCTGCAGCACCATTTGCTCATGCAGCTACACACGTACGTTCAGTTTATGCCCAGCGAGGATGAGTTCGGAGACTCGGCCTCCTGCAGCAATCATCTGAGGGATGCCGTTAGCGATGAGGAGGGAGAGCAGGAGCAGGATGCGGATGAGTTGCACGAGGGCTCCATGTTGAGCATGTCCAGTCAGCCGCTTCCCGTGCCAGCGGTCTCAATCGGTGGCCATCGACGTGACGCCTCTGAAGACCACTCTTCCCTGGCCTCCGACAACATCGCCGTGCAACCTTCGTCCAGCCATAAGTCCAACTTCAGCATCACCGCCTCGATGAGCACGGATAACTGTGACAGCCTGGACTCCATGGAGGACGAGCAGAAGCTAAAGGAGCTGCTACAGGTCTTCAGCGATGCGGATCGAGCCGCTATTCGGCGCATTCCCGCTTCCGCCAACGTCGACGATCTCTCGCTGCTGGTAAAGCTCTACCAGATGGGCTACTTTAAGAGCGAGCACCACCTGGAGGAGATCATGTACTTCGAGAACCTTCGCCGTTCGCAGCTGCTGCAATTGCTGGACAAGTTCAGGGATGTGCTCATCATCTACGAGACCGAAGATCCCGCCATCGCATCCATGTATAACAATACCAAGTAGATTTGGTCGAATTTTGCATTCCTAGAAGTTAATGTTGAATGTTTTTGTTAGttaattaagatatataatCTATTAAATAGAAATGCATACAGTTTGTAAAGTCTTCAAAAGAAAACCAAATTAATTTTCGGTTGCActagcaaaaataaataattatttactATTCTAAGCGAAATCCTTTGTTCATTCAGTTTGGCTCATTTAAAATaggatttttttgtttttttatacatattttatgTGTCTAGAAtactttgaataaaaataaacaatacaataaaagaaaaatttttttttattccattCTCTTGAAAGAAACaaagaaatgaaaaatttCAGCATATTGCTAGATAAAGAACTATTCGGATCAAAATTTTcattaaactaaaaataaaaagtaaatttaatcaaaaacaaagaaaaaaacatgtaagcaaataaaaaaaaaaacaatgaaatgcagttttggtatttttggtatattttgaTGAATAGTATTTTTTCGCAGCTGGCTTTGGATAGTGCTTATCTTCCAACCTTC is from Drosophila suzukii chromosome 3, CBGP_Dsuzu_IsoJpt1.0, whole genome shotgun sequence and encodes:
- the Nprl3 gene encoding GATOR complex protein NPRL3, with the protein product MDTNVNPLAVILVYFDSKGDRLLYRYPYQTLGQTEETSDEQRKSRKRNPYAVAHVDDLLQTPTHLGASQGQGQLQGFADEVLSALFAVKPQLCNQKFELKLNDVRFVSHPTLIPQRSGAMAKQQMLINIVFALHAQASYSIVKCYHELSKRLGLALKFEEQRSGYVTEQTAHMARTHDEQQQQPLERTLELIAERCSLAQALRSIFHDLCTTGLLSTSLNHNLTLCFCLPAKAHQLHKKGSMVDPETIDRCLRALKPYHGMLLLVDFAELLDCVPPTGARMLWQLVDAYNPLISLQSMASKADLSIEHVYKLVSHLVYWAKATIIYPLCETNVYVIAPDAPLHTKSHLVEKFSARFAGMSLFEVISDFSLPTSIGHLTTPLQQPARQGILAQMVIWMLQHHLLMQLHTYVQFMPSEDEFGDSASCSNHLRDAVSDEEGEQEQDADELHEGSMLSMSSQPLPVPAVSIGGHRRDASEDHSSLASDNIAVQPSSSHKSNFSITASMSTDNCDSLDSMEDEQKLKELLQVFSDADRAAIRRIPASANVDDLSLLVKLYQMGYFKSEHHLEEIMYFENLRRSQLLQLLDKFRDVLIIYETEDPAIASMYNNTK